The Streptomyces phaeolivaceus genome has a window encoding:
- the meaB gene encoding methylmalonyl Co-A mutase-associated GTPase MeaB → MIDVDAYAKGVLDGKRAIVARAITLVESARPQHRALAQELLTELLPHSGRARRIGVSGVPGVGKSTFIDAFGTMLTSLGYRVAVLAVDPSSSRTGGSILGDKTRMERLAVDPAAFVRPSPTAGTLGGVAKATRESIVVMEAAGYDVVLVETVGVGQSETAVANMVDSFLLLTLARTGDQLQGIKKGVLELADVLAVNKADGPHERDARTAARELAGALRLMHGKDTAWTPPVLSCSARESTGLDTVWERLEQHRTLLDSTGRLAAKRRDQQVDWTWSMVRDELLGRLRTHPGVRSLAPGLEQQVRDGELTATRAAERILEAFGD, encoded by the coding sequence GTGATCGATGTCGACGCCTATGCGAAGGGGGTGCTCGACGGGAAGCGGGCGATCGTCGCGCGCGCCATCACCCTCGTCGAGTCCGCCCGGCCCCAACACCGGGCGCTGGCGCAGGAGTTGCTGACCGAGCTGCTGCCGCACAGCGGCCGGGCGCGGCGGATCGGGGTCAGCGGGGTGCCGGGCGTCGGCAAGTCGACGTTCATCGACGCGTTCGGCACGATGCTGACCTCGCTGGGATACCGGGTGGCGGTGCTGGCCGTGGACCCGTCGTCGAGCCGTACGGGCGGCTCGATCCTCGGCGACAAGACCCGCATGGAGCGGCTGGCCGTCGACCCGGCGGCCTTCGTGCGGCCCTCCCCCACGGCCGGGACGCTCGGCGGCGTCGCCAAGGCCACCCGTGAGTCGATCGTGGTGATGGAGGCGGCCGGCTACGACGTGGTGCTGGTGGAGACGGTCGGCGTGGGCCAGTCGGAGACGGCCGTGGCGAACATGGTCGACTCCTTTCTGCTGCTGACGCTGGCCCGTACCGGCGACCAGCTGCAGGGCATCAAGAAGGGCGTCCTGGAGCTGGCCGACGTACTCGCCGTCAACAAGGCGGACGGCCCGCACGAGCGCGACGCCCGTACGGCGGCCCGTGAGCTGGCGGGCGCCCTGCGGCTGATGCACGGCAAGGACACGGCCTGGACGCCGCCGGTGCTGAGCTGCAGCGCCCGTGAGTCGACCGGTCTGGACACCGTCTGGGAGCGCCTGGAACAGCACCGCACCCTCCTCGACTCCACCGGCCGGCTCGCCGCCAAGCGCCGGGACCAGCAGGTCGACTGGACCTGGTCCATGGTCCGCGACGAGCTCCTCGGCCGGCTCCGCACCCACCCCGGTGTCCGCTCCCTGGCGCCCGGCCTCGAACAACAGGTCAGGGACGGCGAGCTGACGGCCACACGGGCGGCCGAACGGATCCTGGAGGCCTTCGGGGACTAG
- the scpA gene encoding methylmalonyl-CoA mutase, with amino-acid sequence MTVPSVPDFSGIELGSPALDGGADDWRTAVKKASGGDDLLWETPEGIPVKPLYTGQDLEGLDFLGTYPGVAPYLRGPYPTMYVNQPWTIRQYAGFSTAEESNAFYRRNLAAGQKGLSVAFDLPTHRGYDSDHPRVTGDVGMAGVAIDSILDMRQLFDGIPLDRMTVSMTMNGAVLPVLALYIVAAEEQGVPAEKLAGTIQNDILKEFMVRNTYIYPPKPSMRIISDIFAFTSQRMPRYNSISISGYHIQEAGATADLELAYTLADGVEYIRAGRDAGMDVDAFAPRLSFFWAIGMNFFMEIAKMRAARLLWAKLVRQFDPQNAKSLSLRTHSQTSGWSLTAQDVFNNVTRTCVEAMAATQGHTQSLHTNALDEALALPTDFSARIARNTQLLIQQESGTTRAIDPWGGSAYVEKLTYDLARRAWQHIQEVEAAGGMAQAIDAGIPKLRVEEAAARTQARIDSGRQPVIGVNKYRVGTDEQIDVLKVDNSSVRTQQIEKLRRLRAERDERACQDSLDALTRAAGGKGNLLELAVNAARAKATVGEISDALEKVYGRHASQIRTISGVYRNEAGESPNVERTRGLVDSFAEAEGRRPRILVAKMGQDGHDRGQKVIATAFADLGFDVDVGPLFQTPAEVARQAVEADVHIVGVSSLAAGHLTLVPALKEQLAEEGREDIMIVVGGVIPPQDVPTLLEMGAAAVFPPGTVIPDAAYDLVRRLAGELGHEL; translated from the coding sequence ATGACCGTCCCCTCCGTCCCCGACTTCTCCGGGATCGAGCTGGGCTCCCCGGCCCTCGACGGCGGCGCCGACGACTGGCGCACGGCGGTCAAGAAGGCGTCCGGCGGCGACGATCTGCTGTGGGAGACCCCGGAGGGCATCCCGGTCAAGCCGCTGTACACCGGGCAGGACCTGGAGGGTCTGGACTTCCTCGGCACCTACCCGGGCGTGGCCCCGTATCTGCGCGGCCCGTACCCGACGATGTACGTCAACCAGCCCTGGACGATCCGCCAGTACGCGGGCTTCTCCACGGCCGAGGAGTCCAACGCCTTCTACCGGCGCAATCTGGCGGCCGGTCAGAAGGGCCTGTCCGTCGCCTTCGACCTGCCCACCCACCGCGGCTACGACAGCGACCACCCGCGCGTCACGGGTGACGTCGGCATGGCGGGCGTGGCGATCGACTCGATCCTCGACATGCGGCAGCTCTTCGACGGCATCCCGCTGGACAGGATGACCGTGTCGATGACGATGAACGGCGCGGTGCTGCCCGTCCTCGCGCTCTACATCGTGGCGGCCGAGGAGCAGGGCGTACCGGCGGAGAAACTCGCGGGGACCATCCAGAACGACATCCTCAAGGAGTTCATGGTCCGCAACACCTACATCTATCCGCCGAAGCCGTCGATGCGGATCATCTCCGACATCTTCGCCTTCACCTCCCAGCGGATGCCCCGCTACAACTCCATCTCCATCTCCGGCTACCACATCCAGGAGGCGGGCGCGACGGCCGACCTGGAGCTGGCGTACACGCTCGCGGACGGTGTCGAGTACATCCGCGCGGGGCGGGACGCGGGCATGGACGTGGACGCGTTCGCACCCCGGCTGTCGTTCTTCTGGGCGATCGGCATGAACTTCTTCATGGAGATCGCGAAGATGCGGGCGGCCCGGCTGCTCTGGGCCAAACTGGTCAGGCAGTTCGACCCGCAGAACGCCAAGTCCCTCTCCCTGCGCACCCATTCACAGACCTCGGGCTGGTCCCTGACCGCGCAGGACGTCTTCAACAACGTCACGCGTACCTGCGTGGAGGCGATGGCGGCCACCCAGGGCCACACCCAGTCGCTGCACACCAACGCCCTCGACGAGGCCCTCGCGCTGCCCACCGACTTCTCCGCGCGCATCGCCCGCAACACCCAGCTCCTCATCCAGCAGGAGTCCGGCACCACCCGCGCCATCGACCCGTGGGGCGGCAGCGCCTACGTCGAGAAGCTGACGTACGACCTCGCCCGCCGCGCCTGGCAGCACATCCAGGAGGTGGAGGCGGCGGGCGGCATGGCCCAGGCCATCGACGCCGGCATCCCCAAGCTGCGCGTGGAGGAGGCGGCGGCCCGCACCCAGGCCCGTATCGACTCCGGGCGGCAGCCGGTCATCGGCGTCAACAAGTACCGGGTCGGGACCGACGAGCAGATCGACGTGCTGAAGGTCGACAACTCGTCCGTCCGCACCCAGCAGATCGAGAAGCTGCGCCGGCTGCGCGCGGAACGCGACGAGCGGGCGTGCCAGGACTCGCTGGACGCGCTCACCCGGGCCGCCGGAGGCAAGGGCAACCTGCTGGAGCTGGCCGTGAACGCGGCCCGCGCCAAGGCCACCGTCGGCGAGATCTCCGACGCCCTGGAGAAGGTGTACGGGCGGCATGCGAGCCAGATCCGTACGATCTCCGGCGTGTACCGCAACGAAGCAGGCGAGTCCCCGAACGTGGAGCGCACCCGCGGCCTGGTGGACTCCTTCGCCGAGGCCGAGGGCCGCCGGCCGCGCATCCTGGTCGCCAAGATGGGTCAGGACGGACACGACCGGGGCCAGAAGGTGATCGCGACCGCCTTCGCCGACCTCGGCTTCGACGTGGACGTCGGCCCGCTGTTCCAGACCCCCGCCGAGGTGGCCCGGCAGGCCGTCGAGGCGGACGTGCACATCGTCGGGGTGTCCTCGCTGGCCGCCGGGCACCTCACCCTCGTACCGGCGCTGAAGGAGCAGCTGGCCGAGGAGGGCCGCGAGGACATCATGATCGTGGTCGGCGGGGTGATCCCCCCGCAGGACGTGCCCACCCTCCTGGAGATGGGCGCCGCGGCCGTGTTCCCGCCCGGGACGGTCATCCCGGACGCGGCGTACGACCTGGTGCGGCGGCTGGCGGGCGAGCTCGGGCACGAACTGTGA
- a CDS encoding methylmalonyl-CoA mutase family protein, which yields MTVLPDDGLELAAEFPDATHEQWQRLVAGVLRKSGKDVEGAQAEEALSTALEDGLRTRPLYTAHDTAPPPGFPGFAPFVRGGRAAGNTVGGWDVRQRHTAADNDAVLADLENGVTSLWLVLGESGIPVSSLARVLDGVYLDLAPVVLDAGAEVEPAARELLRLYAERGVTKEAARGNLGADPLGHEARTGQTYDVAPVVGLARLCAEEYPGLRALTVDALPYHEAGGSAAQELGASLATGVAYLRELTGAGLGVEQACGQLEFRYAATADQFLTIAKLRAARRLWARVAEVCGAPAAGAQTQTAVTSPVMMTRRDPWVNMLRTTIATLAAGAGGADSVTVLPFDHTLGLPDAFARRIARNTSTILIEESHLARVIDPAGGSWYVERLTDELAHAGWEFFQEIERAGGQAAALRSGTVRDRLAETWAARSAKLAKRREPVTGVSEFPHLAEKPVVREPAPGPPSGGLPRVSRDEAFEALRARSDAHLAATGSRPRVHLASLGPAAAHTARTTFAANLFQAGGIEPVTGGTFEESGATEACLCSSDALYEERAATVAAELKAAGASHVFLAGRPGQYTDVDAYVFAGCDAVAVLSATLDRMGVSR from the coding sequence ATGACGGTCCTGCCTGACGACGGGCTTGAGCTGGCCGCCGAGTTCCCTGACGCCACCCACGAGCAGTGGCAGCGCCTCGTTGCGGGCGTGCTGCGCAAGTCGGGCAAGGACGTCGAGGGCGCTCAGGCCGAGGAAGCCCTGTCCACCGCGCTGGAGGACGGGCTGCGCACCCGTCCCCTCTACACCGCGCACGACACCGCGCCCCCTCCGGGTTTCCCCGGCTTCGCGCCCTTCGTCCGAGGAGGACGGGCCGCGGGGAACACCGTCGGCGGCTGGGACGTACGCCAGCGGCACACGGCGGCGGACAACGACGCGGTGCTCGCGGATCTGGAGAACGGCGTCACCTCCCTGTGGCTGGTGCTCGGCGAGTCCGGTATCCCCGTGTCGTCGCTCGCCCGGGTCCTCGACGGCGTCTATCTCGATCTCGCCCCGGTCGTCCTGGACGCGGGCGCCGAGGTCGAGCCCGCCGCCCGGGAGTTGCTGCGGCTGTACGCCGAACGGGGTGTCACCAAGGAGGCGGCGCGCGGCAATCTGGGCGCCGACCCCCTCGGCCACGAGGCCCGCACCGGACAGACGTACGACGTCGCACCGGTCGTCGGCCTCGCCCGGCTGTGCGCCGAGGAGTACCCGGGGCTGCGCGCCCTGACCGTGGACGCCCTGCCGTACCACGAGGCCGGCGGCTCGGCCGCACAAGAACTGGGTGCCTCGCTGGCGACCGGCGTCGCCTATCTGCGGGAGCTGACCGGGGCCGGACTCGGCGTCGAACAGGCCTGTGGACAGCTGGAGTTCCGGTACGCGGCGACCGCCGACCAGTTTCTGACGATCGCCAAGCTGCGGGCCGCGCGGCGGCTGTGGGCGCGGGTCGCCGAGGTGTGCGGGGCACCCGCCGCCGGGGCGCAGACACAGACCGCGGTGACCTCGCCGGTGATGATGACGCGCCGGGACCCCTGGGTGAACATGCTGCGCACGACCATCGCCACGCTGGCGGCCGGGGCGGGCGGCGCCGACTCCGTCACCGTGCTGCCCTTCGACCACACGCTGGGACTGCCGGACGCGTTCGCCCGGCGTATCGCCCGCAACACCTCCACCATCCTGATCGAGGAGTCCCATCTCGCCCGGGTGATCGACCCGGCGGGCGGCTCCTGGTACGTGGAGCGGCTGACCGACGAACTGGCCCACGCGGGTTGGGAGTTCTTCCAGGAGATCGAGCGCGCGGGCGGTCAGGCCGCCGCGCTGCGCTCCGGCACCGTACGGGACCGTCTCGCCGAGACCTGGGCGGCCCGCAGCGCCAAGCTGGCCAAGCGCCGCGAACCGGTCACCGGCGTCAGCGAGTTCCCGCATCTGGCCGAGAAGCCGGTGGTCCGCGAGCCCGCCCCCGGGCCGCCGTCCGGCGGGCTGCCCCGCGTCAGCCGCGACGAGGCGTTCGAGGCGCTGCGCGCCCGTTCGGACGCCCATCTGGCCGCGACCGGCTCCCGGCCCCGCGTCCATCTGGCCTCCCTCGGCCCCGCCGCCGCCCACACCGCCCGGACCACCTTCGCGGCCAACCTCTTCCAGGCGGGCGGCATCGAGCCCGTCACCGGGGGCACGTTCGAGGAGAGCGGCGCCACGGAGGCCTGTCTGTGCTCCAGTGACGCGCTGTACGAGGAGCGGGCCGCGACCGTGGCGGCCGAGCTGAAGGCCGCCGGCGCCTCGCATGTGTTCCTCGCCGGCCGTCCCGGGCAGTACACCGATGTCGACGCCTATGTCTTCGCGGGCTGCGACGCCGTGGCCGTGCTGTCCGCGACCCTCGACCGCATGGGAGTGTCCCGATGA